Proteins encoded in a region of the Anopheles aquasalis chromosome 2, idAnoAquaMG_Q_19, whole genome shotgun sequence genome:
- the LOC126573270 gene encoding ras-related GTP-binding protein A: MKKKVLLMGKSGSGKTSMRSIIFANYIARDTRRLGATIDVEHSHVRFLGNLVLNLWDCGGQESFMEQYFASQKDNIFRNVEVLIYVFDVESRELEKDMHYYQSCLEALLLNSPNAKIFCLVHKMDLVAEEQRDVIFKEREHDLKRCSLPLECTAFRTSIWDETLYRAWSSIVYQLIPNVKALEHSLNYFANVVDADEVLLFERATFLVISHCQRKQHRDSHRFEKVSNIIKQFKLSCSKLGAKFSSMEVRNSVFAAFIDTFTSNTYVMVVMSDPSIPSEATLINIRNARKYFEELENPNSSLNTGGSHASSHHLHHGVAHGHGHGGHGGHGGGMVNGSTHPNQYAGSGGGYHQYAVTGGHPRQQQHQLEQQAHHLTQYLDYHNSNNNATSNAYH; the protein is encoded by the exons atgaagaaaaag GTACTGCTGATGGGGAAGAGCGGCTCGGGGAAGACGAGTATGCGGTCGATCATCTTCGCCAACTATATCGCCAGAGACACCCGGAGGTTGGGCGCAACGA TCGATGTCGAGCACTCGCACGTTCGATTTTTGGGAAATCTTGTGCTGAATCTATGGGATTGCGGTGGCCAGGAGTCGTTCATGGAGCAGTACTTTGCCTCACAGAAAGACAACATCTTCCGGAACGTGGAGGTGCTGATCTATGTGTTTGATGTGGAGAGCCGGGAGCTGGAAAAGGATATGCACTACTACCAGTCGTGCCTGGAGGCGCTGCTCCTGAACTCGCCCAATGCAAAGATCTTCTGTCTCGTGCACAAGATGGATCTGGTGGCGGAGGAGCAGCGGGATGTGATCTTTAAGGAACGGGAACACGATCTGAAGCGCTGCTCGCTGCCACTCGAGTGTACCGCCTTCCGGACGAGCATCTGGGATGAGACGCTGTACCGGGCGTGGAGCAGTATCGTGTATCAGTTGATCCCGAACGTGAAGGCACTGGAGCACTCGCTCAACTACTTCGCCAACGTGGTCGATGCGGACGAGGTGCTGCTCTTCGAGCGGGCCACATTTCTGGTGATTTCCCATTGTCAGCGAAAACAGCATCGCGATAGCCATCGGTTCGAGAAGGTGTCGAACATCATCAAGCAGTTCAAGCTATCCTGCTCCAAACTGGGCGCCAAATTTTCCTCGATGGAGGTCCGGAACAGTGTGTTCGCGGCGTTCATCGACACGTTCACGAGCAACACGTACGTGATGGTGGTAATGTCCGATCCTTCCATACCTTCGGAGGCAACACTGATCAACATTCGGAATGCACGGAAGTACTTCGAGGAGCTGGAAAACCCCAACAGTAGCCTGAATACCGGTGGAAGCCATGCGAGCagccatcatctgcatcatggCGTAGCACACGGTCACGGtcatggtggccacggtggccatggtggcggAATGGTGAACGGGAGCACCCATCCGAATCAGTACgccggcagtggtggtggctaccATCAGTACGCCGTGACCGGGGGCCatccacggcagcagcagcaccagctggaacAGCAGGCCCATCATCTAACCCAATATCTAGACTATcacaacagtaacaacaatGCCACGTCGAACGCTTACCACTGA
- the LOC126571982 gene encoding uncharacterized protein LOC126571982: MSPIVGSLSVLCLILSVSGASVESTMDATAVDVQLLEGIIKRLNDTLYVWLSESEETTLPSVVNEIYSHVKASKLCDEGEGNSASSDSRETGNTHQDFFSEHIKDFLVQWIGKSEITRTDSRENKSHAAYKVPTPTTPEPTAIIPYKPSRSPDRRASSSGTFNQIGSYLFLSTKNPQSDKSVVTMKQSVLSVLLVAALAATIGQAQAQLRVDVYYAHLCPDSVRFVQDQLLTLNQNLLNAITLDFIPFGKAHSVNNGQSFVCQHGPAECEGNRVQSCILNLLPTQQAQVNYVGCQMSFTADPRGWECAFRSGVNLNTAEACVEGTLGTQLQLEAERRTAAISPAFIPTIVFNGQFDQGLQDRSLIDLAGIICELAGLTGAGCP, from the exons ATGAGTCCGATTGTTGGTAGTTTGTCGGTGCTTTGCTTAATTCTGTCGGTCAGCGGCGCTTCTG TCGAAAGTACTATGGATGCCACTGCTGTGGACGTGCAGTTGCTGGAAGGCATCATTAAAAGGCTGAACGATACGTTATACGTCTGGCTTTCCGAATCAGAAGAAACAACGCTCCCGAGTGTCGTCAATGAAATCTACAGCCACGTGAAGGCATCAAAGCTGTgcgacgaaggcgaaggcaaCAGTGCTTCCTCGGACTCGCGGGAAACGGGAAACACTCATCAGGATTTCTTCTCAGAGCACATCAAGGATTTCCTCGTGCAATGGATCGGTAAATCCGAGATCACCAGAACGGATTCCCGAGAGAACAAGAGCCATGCAGCCTATAAAGTTCCAACTCCTACCACTCCCGAACCGACTGCCATAATTCCATA TAAGCCTTCGCGCAGTCCGGATCGGCGCGCCAGTTCAAGCGGCACCTTCAACCAGATCGGATCGTACTTGTTTCTCTCCACTAAAAACCCCCAATCAGACAAATCAGTAGTGACCATGAAGCAGTCGGTTTTGAGTGTCTTGCTAGTAGCGGCGCTGGCGGCGACCATCGGTCAGGCTCAGGCTCAG CTCCGGGTGGACGTCTACTATGCTCACCTTTGCCCGGATAGTGTCCGTTTTGTGCAGGATCAGCTGTTGACGCTGAACCAGAACCTCCTCAACGCCATCACCCTGGATTTCATTCCCTTCGGAAAGGCCCAC AGCGTCAACAATGGCCAGAGCTTCGTCTGCCAGCATGGACCGGCAGAATGCGAGGGTAACCGAGTGCAGTCATGCATTCTCAACCTGCTACCGACCCAACAGGCCCAGGTTAACTATGTTGGCTGCCAAATGAGCTTCACCGCCGACCCGCGTGGATGGGAG TGTGCCTTCCGATCCGGTGTTAATCTGAATACTGCCGAGGCGTGCGTGGAAGGTACGCTCGGTACCCAGTTGCAGCTGGAAGCCGAACGTCGTACTGCGGCGATCTCCCCTGCCTTCATTCCGACGATTGTATTCAACGGA CAATTCGACCAGGGTCTGCAGGACCGCTCTCTGATCGATCTCGCGGGCATCATCTGTGAATTGGCTGGCCTCACTGGTGCCGGTTGTCCATAG
- the LOC126573271 gene encoding beta carbonic anhydrase 1 gives MERILRGVMRYRHSTREQMVQEFRKVRDNPQPKAVFFTCMDSRMIPTRFTETHVGDMFVVRNAGNLVPHAEHFQDEYFSCEPAALELGCVVNNIKHIIVCGHSDCKAMNLLYMLKDPEFASLDNRRISPLRAWLCEHANTSLDKFQNLRQIGLDKPLIFSSETPLRKFVAYIDPENNFAIEDKLSQVNTLQQIENIASYGFLKRRLESHDLHIHALWFDIYTGDIYYFSRNSKRFIAIDESTIEQLLTEVRRYYS, from the exons ATGGAGCGCATACTGCGAGGTGTGATGCGTTACCGGCACTCCACCCGGGAACAAATGGTGCAGGAATTCCGTAAAGTTCGCGATAATCCACAG CCAAAAGCTGTGTTCTTCACCTGCATGGACAGTCGCATGATTCCAACGCGATTTACCGAGACACACGTGGGGGATATGTTTGTGGTGCGAAATGCTGGCAATCTTGTTCCGCATGCCGAGCACTTTCAGGATGAGTACTTTAGCTGCGAGCCGGCCGCCCTTGAGCTGGGTTGCGTGgtcaacaacatcaaacacatcATCGTTTGTGGCCACAGCGATTGCAAGGCAATGAATCTGCTGTACATGTTGAAGGATCCCGAATTTGCATCGCTG GACAACCGTAGGATATCGCCACTGAGGGCCTGGCTGTGCGAGCATGCCAATACTAGTCTGGACAAGTTTCAAAACCTGCGACAGATCGGACTGGATAAACCGCTGATTTTCTCGTCCGAGACACCGTTGCGCAAGTTCGTGGCTTACATTGATCCCGAGAACAATTTCGCGATCGAGGACAAACTGTCGCAGGTGAACACGTTGCAGCAGATCGAGAACATCGCTTCGTACGGGTTTCTGAAGCGCCGGCTCGAGTCACACGATCTGCACATTCACGCTCTTTGGTTCGATATCTACACCGGAGATATTTACTACTTTAGCCGGAACTCGAAGCGATTCATAGCGATCGACGAGAGCACAATCGAGCAACTGCTGACCGAGGTACGGCGGTACTATTCGTGA